From Malus x domestica mitochondrion, complete genome:
AGGGCAAAAATCGGGGGAAAGGACAAAGGAAAGAGCGATGCCCACATTAAATCAATTGATTCGTCATGGTAGAGAAGAAAAACGGCGCACGGACCGTACTCGAGCTTCGGATCAATGTCCCCAGAAGCAAGGAGTATGCCCGCGTGTTTCAACGAGAACACCGAAAAAACCTAATTCAGCTCCACGTAAGATAGCCAAAGTACGTTTGAGCAATCGACATGATATATTTGCTCACATTCCAGGCGAAGGTCATAATTTGCAGGAACATTCTATGGTGTTAATAAGAGGAGGTAGAGTGAAAGATTTGCCAGGTGTGAAATTCCATTGTATTCGAGGAGTCAAGGATTTGCTGGGAATTCCGGATCGAAGAAGAGGCAGATCAAAATATGGTGCGGAAAAACCCAAATCGAGATGAATGGAAGATGCCTCTGGAACTAACTTGTTTTTCTAGATCAGTCGAGGTATTCATTGAAAAGTCTCAATGCTATCTTCGACAGTCTTGAGAGCGAGGGCCGCAATAGCGACGATCGAAAAGAATTAAATTTCCAAGTGAGATGTCCAAGAGAAAAGGAACGAGGGGAAGAATCGACGAGGACATAAAATCGTGAATGAAAAAGCGTGACGAGAATGATCAACTCGAGATGTTAGAAGGTGCAAAATCAATAGGTGCCGGAGCTGCTACAATTGCTTCAGCGGGAGCTGCTATCGGTATTGGAAACGTGTTCAGTTCTTATTCTTTGGGCTTGGGGGCCAGGCCGAAATTTGCCGATATTCAGAATGGATATCAAGCAGCGGCCTTCCTTTTTTCGGACCCACAGTTTCTGGTATTCTTCTTCTTTACCCTGGCCCTTTTGCTGTTATATTTTTGGGGTACCGTCCAGCAGCGGGAAGCCGCGCGGGAGTCGATACTGTCGAAAAACACGGAGCTAGGCGCAGCTCATAAATTCAGCTATGGGTGGGCGGGGGTATCGCTCGAGCCCGTCTTTGGATCTTGTACCTGCAACGAAACTCCTATAAAAAAAAGGGGGGAAGGTCGCACAGAATCAGAATAGGTCCAGCTCTATAGGATAGGGGACAAATCAATAGGAAATGCTATGTAACCGAACTCTCTGATAACAATAGCCCTCCAAATTTTAGATCGGATTGATCAAATGAGAAATGGCTGAGAGCTAGGTGTAGCCTGATCTCTCTACGGTTGGTTTGCTTGAACTTGTCAAGCCGTATCGTATAAAGGCGAGCAGTCCTTATAGCAGTAGCAAACGGCCTACTTATAGCCCTTAAAGCATCGAAGAGATTATGGCATCAGGCTTGAGAAAACTGTTCCTAAAACACCTCAACATAATGGAGTTGCTGAGAGAATGAACCGCACTATTGGTGAAATAATTCGGTGTATACTCTCTCATGTTAAACTGCCTAAATCCTTTTTGGGTGAAGCAGTGAGAACAGCAGTGGATTTGATCAACCTTTCTCCTCTTCAGTTCCTCTTAAAGGTGATGTGCCATAAAGGGAGTTTGAGGTTTCTTTATATAGGATTCGCCGCCTTTGAGGTTGTTACAGAATCGATTGTTCAAGAAGGAGCTCTTACTGTTTTCGCCTTTTTCGCTGCTCTAGATGCTATCGAATCGGATTGATGCAGAGAGGAGTAGGTGCATTGATGCCGCAAATCCAATGTTAGTAAGAACTGGTACGAATGGCATTGATGCATCGAATGCCCTCTTTGACGGGGTTGTGCAAGAAGCCGATTATTCGACCATCTTTTCCAATAGTGCCATTTAATTGATGCTATCGAAGAAGAAGGAAGGCAATGAAAAAGGGTCTTTGACTCGCGGGTCAGACTATTTCAAACTATGCTAGCCCGCTCGGGCCTCCCCTGTCACGTATGGGGATCCCCTTCGCTGCGCATTGCTTCACTTCTTTCATTTAGCTACTCTTCATTCTTTTACCCTAAAAGGTCGGTCAACCGCTACATTTCTTGAACGGTCGCTGCCTACATTACTCTGTCTCTCTCTTTTCAAGGAAGTGAGTCTCAGACCTTATGTAGTTCTCGGTCCTTTTGATACAGTTCCTGGCAGGTGCTTTTGTGGCTCTTCACTCCTGACCTGAAGTACTTTCTGTATTTAGTAATTCCTTTCTTTCTGGAAAGCTGGCCGAAGACCCTTTTCTTGTAGGAGCAGCATGGATGACTGGAAAGCGGTAAGGTAAGGCAGACCTTTGCCACCTGAGAGCCCATGATTAGATTCTTTTTTAAAGTAGGATTCCCGATTCAACTCCGAAAGAGATGCGACTTCCCATCCTGGGTTTTACCCGTTCGCTGAGCACAACAGAATACAGAGGAATGCATTTCAATCATTGAAAATTGGAATTTAAGATAGCCTTGCTGCTGCCGGAGGCATTTTACTAAAACGAAAAAAGAAAGTCCCACACCTATGAGTGCGCAAAGAGCAACTTCGAGAGCAGCTGAGTCAATAGCTGCAGATTCTGATTCAATTGCGACAAGAGCACATTCAATAGCAAACGCTCTTGAAGGCACAGATCTGTGGACATTGGGACTCCTTTCTGTACGAGTAGTTACTACCTAGAAAGATCCCTCACTGCACACTTTCTATCTATCTGTCTCCATGGAACGAGTATTCACTTCCGCTTACAGCGCCTTCATTCACTCGTCTTGCTACTTCGGAACTGGTTCAGCGGACACGTGGAGTCGAACGTCTCTCTCCAATCCGGACTATGACTCTTATACGTGATGAATCATCTCCACTCCTACCATCTGTATATGATCGTACATACGATAATAAAAAATGATTTTGCATGTTTGAAAAAGGTAAATGGTCAAGAGAAGAGAGAAACTTTAGGAAGAGAAAGATCTGTTCGCTACTACGCCCGGTTCACTTTCATAAAAAGTTTAAAAGCAATAGCAAGGCCCGAGTTTCATTGCCATTACCTGTCCTTGCTACGAGGGGGATTGCCCCCTTCGAGAGACAATTGATAGATGAATCCTACTTGTGGAGACATCCCCATACCCGTGGGAAGAATGGAACATCTCCCGGCGAGGGGGGAACAAGAGAGAACTGCCTGCCTGGCTTGGAAGCCTTCTTATTCTGAGACTCGAACCTCAAACACCTTTGGATGGACGGTCCTTTATACTCTGTTGGCTCCCGCATATAATGAATCTCTTACCAAGTTGGCATCCTCAGGACCAACAAAGAGGAGTTTGTCGAACAAGAGCCACTTCACTGACAGGGATCTTTTATGAACATCACCGGGCACTACCAGTCAAATCAAAAACTTGAAGTTGGTTATTCTCTCTCTATGAAAAGGTAGAGGAGGAATGCTTACTAATAGTAGTAGTCAGACTATCACAATAGGAGGAACTCTAACAAGAGTCACACCTGACTTGCCGGTATTTTACAAAATAAAACTGTAGGAGGAAGGAGAGACCTAGAAGTAAGAGTCATAATATTAGTAGGGAGAAAGAGAAAACCCTCCTGTCTTTCAGCCGCAATCACAACTGCGGTACATTGGAATAGATGATGATGACGCGCAATCACGGCCGAACTGTCAAGCAGGAGCGGTGACAAAGAAGTCGGGGTTTGAACACAAACAGAAATCAATAAGAACCTACGGATATGAGGTGAAACCCTATTCATGAAATTTTTCCCGGTTGGACCAAAAATCAGACAATAGCAAGAGCAACCGAGAACGAGAAGGCACTCATGAGGAACCTCATGAATGAAGAAAAGGTCGCATATGAGCTGTTCACCCCAACCTATTTTGATTCAATCAACAACCGATTCTCTTTCTCTGACGGATGTCCGTTATGAAGACAACTGCTCCTAATGGAACACTTACCGAAGAAGAATGCTGCCTTTAGTGAACTAAGACTTATCTTCCCTATATAGAATCTGCCTTACCTTATGACTTGAATGGTCATAGCGGTGACGCTCTTCCTTCTTGTTGTACCAATAGCTATCAAAAGACAGTCACTGTCTTTCTATACGCATAGCTCATTATAAGAAATGATGATGTCGCAGATGCGCTGACGCAGCAACTAAGCTATTGACCAAATTATTTACCCTAGGTTAAATTCACTTTCTTGCTTTCTCTCTGCCTTCATAAAGGAAGTTTCCTAGATGACTGAATCATGCCTTTCTCCTTGGATCCCAAAGCTGAATGCCTTTTGATGATCCTTCTCTAGGTAAAGGGTGGAAAGTAGAGAGAATCGTGGTGAAGAATTCGTTTTTTATCCCATATTAGACAGCACAAGCCCTTAGAATAAGGTCTCGATGCAAAAGAAGTGGTGGGAAAGGAAGTCCCATCTGAACTACCTTCTTCCTAGGATTATTCTCAATCAAGGAAGTTTAAGTTCTGTTCTCTAAGTCAAGGAGCTATACGCTTTTTCCTTCATCTCTTTCATGATATAAGGTAAGATAGTAGTTCAGGCTTTTCACACTCAAGTCTTTATCCTATCTCCGGGGACCTCCCTTTAGGACAGCACCCTTTACAGACATGGTTCTAGGTGCTAGCTAGGCTTCCTTACCTAAGCCCTGACTCGGAAATTCAGTGGAAGACGCTAAGCCTATGTTCATTGGCCTTTTTTCGATGTCAATGCTCTGACAGTGATTCTCTAATCTCTAAAGAGAAGGGTCGAAAGAAGAAAGTCTAGACTTTTCTCTGATTCATAGTGGGAGCTGTTTGGCTATTAGTCACTTTTCTCGCTCCTCAAGAAAGACGGCTGGGAACGGCCTCTCGCGATGTGGCATTCCGTCTGCTCTTTCTTTGCATTCCTTTTGCTATCAGCGGGGAATCAAGGGCTTTCAGAGAGCTTTCCTTCTTCCTTATACCCTTCTTGCCCTAAGAAAGACGGCTAGAAACTTCCTATTAGGAATGGCTTCCTTTCAGGTTGTGTTGTTACAGACCGACCGCTGGAACTGATCTTTCTTATGTCATATTGCCGGGTCGGCTACCTCATCTCTCTTATCACGGAATCTTCTTATACGTTGATACACGAGTTGGACAAAGAGAGGCAGGAACGAGATCTTGTGAATCCTTCTTCCTATTGTTATTGCTTTGGTCCGGAGATGGCTTGTGACTTGTATAGAGAGGGTACGCTGCTACGATGTGGCAAGATGAAACTGACCATGCTCAACTTCGATCTAGTAGGGGCAGTCCCTGTGTTCGTTCAATGCTTTGCCGGTCAAAGATGTAAGATTTATCTAGTAGTACAGCGGACTTCACACTAAGACTTAATAATGCCCGAGAACATAGTAATAGAATAGGAAATTGCCCCTTCTCAGACTAGTTAAAACTAAGAGGACGCAAAGCAAGAAGCAAGTGGAAAAACGGCTTGTTACAGTGAATCAGAAAAGGAAGAATGCGCAGTTAGAAGGACAACTAATTGAGTCTTGCTTGGGTCTCCCACGTATGGGTGGCAGGTATCAGTCACTAGGCACATAGGTAAAGGTTGAAAACCGTTAGCAAGGCTACGAACCTTCTCGAAGGCTTACAGAAGAGTGCTTGCTTCCCAGATCAATAGTATAAAGAGAACCACGCACAGAAGGAGCCGCTAGAGAATAGGGTGTGGGGGAATGCGCTCTTTGAAAGAATAGGCTCTGGGACTGTTGATTTTCCTTCCCTTTCTTTGTTTGATGCGGAAGAGGGGAAGTGCTACCTTCTCGTTCTAAGCACCTTTAGAGGCAAATGGACGCAATTAGTGCTACTTCCCCATCAGGCTTAACGGTTAACGCTTCGATGGTTGGTGGCTTTCTGGGCTTTGACCAATGCTTGTCTGTCTGGTCTGTGATTAAACCAATATCTCTCCGGTCTCTCGACTGTCCGGTTCTTAGTAGTGGGTCAATCAATGTCTGTCCTTTCAGGTTCGACTGTCCTGTCTGTAACCGGAATTTCTTTTAAGAATACGTGCGTATTTGATTAGAATTTCTCTTAGATTCCACCCTGAGGTGAGTGATTCTTTCTTTTCGACTAGACTAGAGGAGTGCTCTTTCTTTAATTCATCGGGACCCCTGCGACATAAACTATGAATCTTAGCTGCTTTCTTCTCACAGGTGCGGTAGCAATACCAAAGAAATAGGGAAGTAGGGGCGGGGAAGTACCCTATTTGGGGAGCGAATGACTAAGAATTTGAATTGCGTCGGGCTTTGAAGCAGCTCCTTGGTCTCGTCGCCCTTGAATTCATCTATTTGCTTATAGATCTTGTTTGTGCTCCACGAAGGGATGGACCAAGCCAATATTCCTACTTTCCTTTCTTTCTTGGGATTGGGATCTTTGTAGAAAGGCAGGCTGTCACGATTGAATGATAGAGTAGAGTGGGTCGCTTACTTAGTGTACCCGCAGCGGGCCGTGGCCAATCTCTCCTTTTGGGCAAGCACTCAGATAGTTATCCGATCATCCAAGTATGGGAATAGGACCCCAAGCCCTTCTAAATAAATTCCAACCTTTCGCCCGGTCGCTAACCTATCTTTTTGAGTCCCTTTGTTCGCCCTTCTTTCCTGCCAGTAGTGTAGGCGGAGGACTTTATTGACGCTATTTCGTCAAATGAGAAGTTTGTTTGCAGGCAAGGACAAAAAGACGTTCTTTCCTACTTACTATTACTATAGGTAGCTGCGTCTCCTAGAAGATCTTATTCCGCAACTCGGGTCGATATGTTTGGGAGTCATGGTCACATCATGAATTTTTCTACCTGTCGCGCTCGCGTCATTCGCTGGCCAGTCGGGAGGATAGTACATTCCAACTCACATGCTTCCCAAACCGGGGCAACAGCGCGACTGCTAAATCGACTGGATCTGGATCATCCGGAACTATATCTAAATCTCTGACTATGGCGACTAGGACTCTCTTTGGATCACGATTTTAAAATGCGCTCTTCCGGGCCGGGTCGAGCCTTTCAATAGTGCATCGTATGTAGTAGTAGCCCTTCCCGGATCGAGAAGCTTGAGCAAGAAATTCCCCCATACAGATAGAGGCGCCTATAGCCTTGCCTCTGGCTTTGCCCCCTTATCTACTACGGGTGAATCTCTTCGATCCGGAATTTCACTATCCCGGCTTTGCTGCTGCTAGCTCCGCCACTGGGCCGACTTAAATGCAATAGGTCCCTCTCTATCCGGGTCTTCACCCTCCACCGAAACCCCACCAGATTGTAAGGCGTTTCCACTACATAAGAAATTACGTGAATGAAGACCTTATTGACCGATCGACTGAAAGAAGAGGAATTGAAATAGGTTCGACCAGCGAGAAAAGAAAGAAGAGTACTATGTCAGCTGAACAAAAACGGATTCGATCTATTTTCTATACTATACGAAATTTTTTCTTGTTCAGCAACAGAATCAGTAAGACAATCGGTCTTCCCTCTCCTGTCTTTGAGGAATTCCACGTGCAAGAGGGTCTACTCTCATTGTTGAGGTACCCCCGTTCACTCCGAGGCCATTCAACGGCCATTCCACGAGGTAAGCCCGCTAACCCCGAAAGTCATTGTCTCCTGGTTCGTTCTTCCTGTGGATTCTCTACCAATCTAAGTAAATAAGGGTTCTCGAACCCCGTCTCTCCCGCCATTGAGGTAAGCGCGGCTATCCCGATCTGGCTTTTCGGGCTAACCATTTAAAGATGAAAGATTTCCCTCGGGTAATTAATGGCAGGACAATGCCCTGTGCTTTCCTGTATGTGAGGAATTCCCCCCGGGGGAGTTTTTCTGCTTATGGAAATTAGAGGGATACCTTCAGTGCACGAACTGCCTTTTATTTATTTTTGGCACCTAATCTTCCATATTTGTATTTAATTAGTACAAGGATTGCTCTCTTCCTTCGGGAACTTTCCAAGAAGCAAGAAGGGACCTCTCAAGAGAAGGAGTAGCCGCACATTTCCTTCAACAAATAGAAGTGCTTTTTGGCCCCTTTTTAAGAGGCCTTATTAGTCTATGTCGAATAAGAGCTCTCCCTCCGAAGCGAGGTAAATAGGACTAGCCAGAGTAGGAGCTCCAAAACGGATTGTGTACAACGTCTACTCCTGTCCTTCCTGACTTGAAGTTGTTCGATCGCTCAACGTCGCTTCCCCGTGGGAGTCAGAGTACGTTCTAACGCCCTACGAAGACAGGATCGAGAATGAATAAGAATTGCTAAGAAGGTCCTAAACCTAGTGACGATTCAAACGAATTTGATTAAGGTCTCGCCCGTCGAGGGCTATGGAGTCACTTTCACTTTTGTTAGGGCTATTCCTTTGAAACCAAGAGCCACCCAATCGATGAAGACTCAAACCCGACTCGCCCTGGGCACAGGGACGCGAGAACCTGACGGAACGGAACCATAAAGCTAGGCTTCAAAAGGAACGATAGAAAGTTCTGACAAAGCCATGAATCGGAAATCTTCCTATAATAGAAATAGGTCGAATCCCTGTAACCGAAGTCTCCCCCTCTCTATTCCTATCCGAGCCGACCATAGCCTAATCCCATAACCCTTCAAGAACCCGATAGCAAGCATGTGTTGGCGAGTCAACCTATTTTGAGTCTTATGAATGAGATCCGAGCTACCCAAAGCAATCGAAAGGCTTTCCATCTTTTTGCAGGCTAACGGGCGTTTCGTCGTTCCTGAACCGGCAAGGGAAGCTACTGGCAACCCATCTCCTTCCCATTGACTTGTTAAGACTGACTAAAGGAAGGCGATCCGCATCTCCGAATTCATCTGTGGGCGAGCGAACAGAAACAAATGAAGCATCTAATGCACCCGCATTTTCCCTCCCATCTTGTGATTATGCCATTCCATCCCCGGGGGAACAAGCAGGCGAAACTAGGGTTCCGCATCTATTTATACTTCCGTCTCTCCTTGTCCAGTTCCCCTCCGCTGGGCTCGTTAAAATACGGTTGTTCGTGTCTTCCAAACGCTACCTCGTAGCAACGGTCCGATGCCTCTCAATCAGTTGATTATGCAATTCCATCCTTTCCAAAAGTCTTTTTTTCCCTACGGGCCCAGTCCATCTCTTTCCTCTGCTCCGGATCTATCTCCTGGGGAACCTTCCACCCTGTCGTTTTTTTATCCGCATCGCTAGCTTCTTTTTGGTTAGCGGAGGGACGGCTATTCAAGGATTCGAAGCTTTATCCGGTTCTACCCGCAGGCTGATTCCGTTGAGTCAACATCCTCGGTACCCTTGAGTGAATGACCTAACCAACGGGTAGATGGATAGGAGGGTTGGTCCACGACCCCTCGCTGCATTCCGGAATCCGTTACTGGATAGCCCCCCCGAGACCTCTCGCCTCAGCATCCCATCCCTCCCGAGGCCCACACGCACGGGCCCCCGGAACCTTATAAAATTATAGTCTTCCATCCACCCCGGGCAATGACTGTTCCCATGATGCACATTTCTTAAAGAGGAAAGGAAGATCACTCAATGAAAGGAAAGATCCATCCGACACCAGAGAGGGTGCACAGAGGAGAGGTTAATGGTTGAAGGCTGGGCCAATAAAGAAATGAAAAGGTGGGCAAGGAAGGCTCAACTAGCTAGATGGGCCGCCGCTCATGAGTAGTGATCCGATGTTTGATCTTGTCAATGGGTTGATGGCAAACTTCTCTTTTATCCCACTCGGAAGAAGGTGGATGTTGACTGCTTTATCTTAGGGGTTATCCACCCTTCTTATTCTCACCCTACCCGTAGTGAATTTTGGTTGGTATGAGCATGAAAACTCCGATTCAAGGTTGTCCTTACCATACCTAGCTGAGGGAAAGATAGAGGGATGGAGACCCATCAATGAAACAAGTAAGGCTAGTCGATTTCCAAGATTTTAGTAGCTCTGGTAAGGTTCCCGGGATTGGAGTGGCTCGGGTCGGGGCTGGACGGAGGATATCCAGATTATGATCCCTATGGGGCTTGTATCGAATCTATATCTCCGACTGACTTCAGCGTCTGAGGATGGCGCTAGTATTCGCTAAGGAAGTCTGATGGTGCTATCTAATCGTCTCTAGTTTATGGACCTATCATGCGGATTGGTCTTTACACTTGCAATGGTATCAAGATAAGGTGATTCGTATGCCACCATGATTTCCTTTAAAAGTTTAGTATCGGATTCTAACCTAGCATTCGTCCCCGTTGCGTATGTTGAGCTAGTAACCCGAGCTAGGACGGCGTAGTTGAAAGAGATTTATTGGTACTACGGGTGAATCTAATATGGGTGACAGGTTGAACCATTGGTGGCAGGGGTGTGATGAAAGCTGTAGGAGAATGTGATGTCTGCCAGTAAACCCATTATGAAGCAATTTCCCCACCACAACCACTGTCTATACCTGGGTGGACATCTCAATGGACTTCATAGAGGGGTGAAGCGCCTCTTCTTGGCAGTCGAGTATGCAAACCCCCTTTCCTCACGGAAAGCCTTACTCTAAGATCGACCGGGTAAACTTAGTCTTTCTATTCTTATTCAGAACCCACCCCAGATTAATCAACAAATGGGCATCGAAGGTAGGGACTCACTCGACCTTTGGGGAGAAGGGAGGTTACTTGCTCATTAGGGGGAGGGGGGAAACTTCTGCTCCAACGGCTGCTTCTGTTGGTTAGAAAGACTTCCTTTAGTCTATTCTTCTTTCTTCCGGTGATGGTACCTTCCCGAAAGCGGGGTTCTGAAAGAAAGGCATTGTGTTGTAATGCAAGCTCTGCAAAGGCGCCGAAGGTGAAGAAGCTGTACGACGATAATGACTTGAAATACACAATCTTGGATGTTATCAACAGACGGACAAATGGAAAAAGAGCTGGTTTATGCGTGGAACGGGTCTTAAGTTCTTTCGGCTTCACTGACAGCCGACACAGCCACAACAAGCGGCAAGGCATGGAAATAAGTGTATTCTTCTTCTGCTCTTTCAGTGAATGAATGAGCCCTGGGCGTATGAACGATAATAAATTAGCTGCCTTTAGGAGTCGGGGAGCTTACTTGCTAGCTCACCTATAGCTTCTTTCGGGTAGAAGGGCTAATTCAGTCTATTGGGCCCTATAGGATCTCTAGACTCTATTGAGTCAGTGTTACCCTCTTCTCCCGTCTTTTTCACTAGAGGTTGACAGGCGTATGAAGTAGAAAACGTGTGCCTTTGATTCAATAAAGTAGAAGATCCAATTGGTATTTCCCGCGGTCAGAATGACTCCTTGTGGTCTCTTAGATCCTAGTACGGTCTCTTTGGCCTCAATTGAGTCAGCTTACCTGCTCTATAGAGGTTCTGAAAGAAACGAAGATCGGGCTCCCCCGGCAGTCATAACGATTGGCAGTTCTACTCAGTGATTCGAATCGAAGGACTCCAATTGCCATTTATCCTCCTATTAATAACGGGGAAAGGTTCT
This genomic window contains:
- the rps12 gene encoding ribosomal protein S12, producing the protein MPTLNQLIRHGREEKRRTDRTRASDQCPQKQGVCPRVSTRTPKKPNSAPRKIAKVRLSNRHDIFAHIPGEGHNLQEHSMVLIRGGRVKDLPGVKFHCIRGVKDLLGIPDRRRGRSKYGAEKPKSR